The Granulicella sp. 5B5 nucleotide sequence TTCCTGAAGACCACCAAGGCCAGCTTCGTCGACAATGCGCCCAAGCTCGAGTTTGAAGAAGTTGATATTCAGTACATCAAACCGCGGCCCCGCAACTACGCCGCCACAGCCTGATTCACACACGGATTTCTGCACGAGAGGAGGTCTCCCATGCAAGCCATCATGTCATCTAACTTTGCATGGGACATCTCGCCAATCTCGCGTCGTACATCATCTGCTCCATCGTCTTTATCGCGATTCTCGCCTATGCCTTTCTTTACAGCGCAAGACTCAAAGGGAAAAAGGCTGCGGAGGACAAGTACGGCCGCCCTCCCATCGTTCGGGAAGAAGGCATCGCCATTGCAACGGACGAGAAGGAGAAGCAAGGTCGCCCCGGTACGCTCTCGTAGTTTGCACAGCGCGTATCTCGGCACGGATACCCTTTGCCCCGCCACCAGCACACGGCAGGCCAAAGGGAGTGCCTTACCTGCCGGACACAGGAATTGAAGTCTTATTAGGGAGCACGTAGAAATGGCCACTGCAGCCCGCACCATCAAAGTCGAGATCAAGCGCCAGTCCTCGCCGGACGCCAAGGCCGTCACCGAGACGTTCGAGATCCCCTATCGACCGAACATGAACATCACTTCGCTGCTCGGCGAGATTGCGCTGAACCCCGTCGACGTGAGCGGCAAGGCAACAACGCCGGTCACCTACGACTCCAACTGCCTTGAAGAGATCTGCGGCAGCTGCGCGATGCTGATCAACGGCAAAGCGCGCATGGCCTGCTCTGCACTTGTCGACAAACTTCTTGCAGAGAGCAATACCATCACCCTCGCACCGCTCTCCAAGTTCCCCGTCGTTCGCGACCTTGCCGTGGACCGCAGCGTACTCTTTGAAAACCTGAAGGCCGTGAAGGCATGGGTACCGATCGACGGCACCTACGACCTCGGCTCCGGCCCGCGCCAGCAGCCGCAGATCCAGGAGCAGCGCTACCCGCTGTCGAACTGCATCTCCTGCTGCTGCTGCATGGAAGTCTGCCCGCAGTTCAATGTGGAGACGGGCTTTGTCGGTGCGGCGACCATCGCACAGGCCAAGCTGTTCAACATGGACCCCGCAGGCTCCGTGCTCAAAGAGGATCGCCTCCGCGCGCTGGCCGGCGATGGCGGCATCCAGGAATGCGGCTTTGCGCAGAACTGCGTTGTAGCCTGCCCCAAGGAGCTTCCGCTTACCGAAGCCATTAGCGATATGGGGCGCGATGTCTTTGTGCAGCAGGTGAAGGACTTCTTCACACGTTAATGCCACTTCAACAGTGGTGTATGTAAGTCTGTAGCCGAGGAGAAAGATCTTATGAGCACCAGCATCAAGACGATCCAGCTTACGGATGCACGCCGTATCATCGCAGCCGCAACCAAGAAAGCAGAAGAGATCGGCCAGCCCATGAACATTGCCGTTGTTGACGCCGGCGGAAACCTGCTTGCATTCGAGCGCATGGAAAACGCATGGCTCGGCTCTATCGATATCGCGCAGAAGAAAGCATTCACCTCCCGCGCGTTCGATATCACCACCAAAGACCTGGGCACACACTCGCAATCGGGCAATCAGTTCTTCGGGATTCACGCCTCAAACGACGGCAAGATCATGATCTTCGCTGGCGGCATTCCAGTAAAGCAGGATGGTATTGTTGTCGGCGCAGTCGGTGTCAGCGGTGGCTCTGGGGATCAGGATCACGCGGTGGCCGAAGCCGGCGCGGCTGCTCTCTAAGAAAGCTTCTACATCTCAGGTAGTGAAGGCGGGCTCTCCAGATCCCGCCTTTCTATCTAACAACAATGAGCATCTGTACTACTTCGTGAAGATCGAAGTGCCAGGCACCTTTGTCTTGTCGTCATTGATGCGATCGGCAGCACGTTCTGCACCCTGATTTGCTGCATGGTCCATCTTCTCCTGCTCAGTGCCACCCACTTGAATGGATGCACTGTCCGGGTTTTCGACGGAGACGTTCGTGTGACGGGTTGTATTCGTGTTGGGGCTCACTTCAACAGCCATAATTCACCTCACTAAGTAAGAGAGATGGCATCGCCACGGGCGACGTTGTCCGGCGCAGACAAATGCCTTCGCGCCACAGCAAATATCACTGCTAACGGAACGAGTCATCGCCTTTTGTCTAGAATCAAATCAACCACATGAAGATGATGATCATCGACGGACACGCCGACACGCCGCAACGATTTGTAGATGAGGGCTGGAACTTCAGTGACCCACTCAACGGCGGCATGATCAACCTTGACTCCGCGCGCGCAGGCAACCTTGCGGCGGAGTTCTTCGCCATATGGGTCGAACCCAAAGAATGGCATGGCCGCTACGCGCAGCGCACTCTGCAACTCCTCGACGGCGTCTACAACCAGCTGCGCCTGCATCCAACCACGATGCGGCTTGGCCTCAGCGCGGCCGACATCGTGCAAGCGCATGCCGATGGCATCTTCTGCGCTCTGTTGGGCATCGAGGGAGGGCACTCTATCGAGAACAATCTCGATAACCTGCGGCTTTTCTATCGGCTGGGCGTGCGCTACATGACGCTGACGTGGTCCAACAGCAACGAATGGGCAGACAGCTCCGGCGACCTGGATGACGCGAACGTCATGCACCACAATGGCCTCACGACGTTTGGCCGCGAAGTGGTGCGCGAGATGAACCGCCTCGGCATGATGGTCGATGTTTCGCACGTCTCCGACGCAACGCTGGCGCAAGTGCTGGAGACGACCAGCGCACCTATCATCGCTTCGCACTCATCCGCACGCGCGCTCACTGACACGGCACGCAATCTCACCGACGATCAACTGCGCGCCATCGCCGCCAACGACGGCATCGTGATGGTGAACTTCTATCCACCGTTCATCGACGAGGCATGGACAAAGGAGTGGTTGAAAAAAATCCCCGAGCGTGATGCCTTTCGCCAGGCTGCAGCAGCGCCTTATCGTGAGCGCGGCGAGCCTGTGCCCTACACCGTTATCACCGCGGCTGACCGTGCCTTCTATGCAGAGCATCTGAGCGCCACGTTGCCACTCCCGCCGCTTGGCACGCTCATCGACCACATCGACCATGTGGCCCGCGTTGCGGGCATCGACCACGTCGGCCTTGGTTCTGATTTCGACGGCGTCCAGTTTCTGCCTGAGGGCCTGAACAGCGCGGCCGATCTGCCAAAGATCGCCGATGCACTGGTTCAACGCGGTTACACCACTGAGCAGCTCGAGAAGCTGCTCGGTGGTAACCTGCTGCGCGTATTCACTGCCGTGCAAAACGCAGCGACATCCTGAACGCAACCTTACTTGTCGGCGAGAATATCCATCTTCTCGATCTTTAGCTC carries:
- a CDS encoding heme-binding protein; translated protein: MSTSIKTIQLTDARRIIAAATKKAEEIGQPMNIAVVDAGGNLLAFERMENAWLGSIDIAQKKAFTSRAFDITTKDLGTHSQSGNQFFGIHASNDGKIMIFAGGIPVKQDGIVVGAVGVSGGSGDQDHAVAEAGAAAL
- the sdhB gene encoding succinate dehydrogenase iron-sulfur subunit, which encodes MATAARTIKVEIKRQSSPDAKAVTETFEIPYRPNMNITSLLGEIALNPVDVSGKATTPVTYDSNCLEEICGSCAMLINGKARMACSALVDKLLAESNTITLAPLSKFPVVRDLAVDRSVLFENLKAVKAWVPIDGTYDLGSGPRQQPQIQEQRYPLSNCISCCCCMEVCPQFNVETGFVGAATIAQAKLFNMDPAGSVLKEDRLRALAGDGGIQECGFAQNCVVACPKELPLTEAISDMGRDVFVQQVKDFFTR
- a CDS encoding dipeptidase, yielding MKMMIIDGHADTPQRFVDEGWNFSDPLNGGMINLDSARAGNLAAEFFAIWVEPKEWHGRYAQRTLQLLDGVYNQLRLHPTTMRLGLSAADIVQAHADGIFCALLGIEGGHSIENNLDNLRLFYRLGVRYMTLTWSNSNEWADSSGDLDDANVMHHNGLTTFGREVVREMNRLGMMVDVSHVSDATLAQVLETTSAPIIASHSSARALTDTARNLTDDQLRAIAANDGIVMVNFYPPFIDEAWTKEWLKKIPERDAFRQAAAAPYRERGEPVPYTVITAADRAFYAEHLSATLPLPPLGTLIDHIDHVARVAGIDHVGLGSDFDGVQFLPEGLNSAADLPKIADALVQRGYTTEQLEKLLGGNLLRVFTAVQNAATS